A part of Pseudomonadota bacterium genomic DNA contains:
- a CDS encoding zinc ribbon domain-containing protein encodes MPLYDFSCRKCSKEFELLVMGGEKPQCPECGSHDLKKMMSSFSSRTGGNDGTGSGGKCSGCAGGSCSSCH; translated from the coding sequence ATGCCGCTTTATGATTTCAGCTGCCGGAAGTGCAGCAAAGAGTTCGAGCTCCTGGTCATGGGCGGCGAGAAACCGCAATGCCCGGAATGCGGCAGCCATGATCTGAAAAAGATGATGTCGTCATTCTCCTCCCGGACGGGTGGGAATGACGGCACCGGCTCCGGCGGCAAATGTTCCGGTTGTGCCGGCGGCAGCTGCAGCAGCTGCCATTAA
- the hemC gene encoding hydroxymethylbilane synthase: MQKIIKIGTRASLLAMTQSTNIKNLIESQYPETTVELVKIVTKGDKILDVPLAMVGGKGLFVKELEEAMLSREVDMAVHSMKDVPSDLPDELHIGVVTKREDPRDAFISVKYKSFNNLPEGATVGTSSLRRKSQLACLRPDLKIEDLRGNLDTRLRKLDEGMYDAIILATAGLNRMKWSDRITSYFEPSEMLPAVAQGAVGIELRKDNQALLDGLAFLQDEETTIAVTGERAFLHRLEGGCQVPIGAFGTVDGDRLTLTGLVAAIDGSEVVKKEVSGKVSDAVSMGIALAEEILDLGGRRILEEVYGDNVK, translated from the coding sequence ATGCAGAAAATTATCAAGATCGGGACCAGAGCCAGTCTTCTGGCCATGACCCAGAGTACGAATATAAAAAACCTGATCGAGAGTCAGTACCCGGAAACAACGGTTGAGCTGGTCAAAATCGTGACCAAGGGTGACAAGATTCTCGATGTTCCCCTGGCCATGGTCGGCGGCAAGGGGTTGTTCGTCAAAGAACTTGAGGAAGCGATGCTCTCCCGCGAGGTCGATATGGCGGTCCACAGCATGAAGGATGTTCCTTCCGACCTGCCGGACGAACTGCATATCGGGGTGGTCACCAAGCGTGAAGATCCGAGGGACGCCTTTATCTCGGTAAAATACAAATCCTTCAACAACCTTCCGGAAGGAGCGACTGTCGGCACCAGCAGCCTGCGCCGCAAGTCACAATTGGCCTGCCTGCGGCCCGATCTGAAAATCGAGGACCTGCGCGGAAATCTCGACACCAGACTTCGCAAGCTGGATGAGGGGATGTATGATGCGATTATTCTTGCCACCGCCGGACTCAACCGGATGAAATGGTCCGACCGGATCACCTCCTACTTCGAGCCCTCTGAAATGCTTCCGGCCGTCGCCCAGGGCGCAGTCGGAATCGAGCTGCGGAAAGACAACCAGGCATTGCTCGATGGCCTGGCCTTTCTCCAGGATGAGGAGACGACCATCGCGGTCACCGGAGAAAGGGCGTTTCTCCATCGCCTTGAAGGCGGCTGCCAGGTGCCGATCGGCGCGTTCGGCACCGTTGATGGCGATCGTCTCACCCTGACCGGGCTGGTCGCAGCCATTGACGGCAGCGAAGTGGTCAAGAAGGAAGTCAGCGGTAAGGTTTCTGATGCAGTCAGCATGGGTATCGCCCTGGCCGAGGAAATTCTTGATCTCGGCGGCCGGCGAATTCTTGAAGAAGTGTACGGCGACAACGTGAAGTGA